A window of Passer domesticus isolate bPasDom1 chromosome 11, bPasDom1.hap1, whole genome shotgun sequence genomic DNA:
TTATTTACTTGGTGCTAGCATTTATTTCCACCGATGCCTTGTGTCCAGACGCTGATAAATAGAAGAGCGTAGAAGATACCTCTGAACTGATTCCGTTCTACATGGAGTAATAATTAATCTGCACCTTAATTAAACAGACTTGTGAAAAATTTCTTGAAGGATTTCATTTAAAGAGTCTGAAAATTGTCCCTTGACTCCTGAGTGTGactgtcatttttttttctcttcctccatgtTTGTATTTGTAAAGTAATAGACCTTCTGCTGTTTTGTGTTGATCATTTTAGGGGCATGTCTATAACCTGCTGCTTGGTCACATTTTATGCTTTAATATATAGTAGATTTGCTGATGAAGCCTACCATGGCCAGCAGGAGTACAGCCATGTCCAACAGGAACATCCCTAATTCAGGAATCTCTCACGCTGTCCCCACTGGAGACAGTTATTGCAGGGCCTTTAATTTCCCTGCTTGTCTGTCCCACAGTGCTTGTAAACAGCTGATGTTCATAATGCTGGCAAAAGACAAAGGATAAAGTTCTctggtattttatttttggcGTTTCCCTTTGTCTCCCCTCTTGTCTCTTTCAGCTTCTGTTGTTGGTGTAGCCCCTGAGGGATTCCTCAGCCTTTTAAGACTGAAGAACCACAAAATCAGGATCTTGACTGTGTGTAGCTTGTACTAAGCTTCCTCTTTGCTGTCTCTCTCTGAAAGTACAGCAGAAATCTTGGGATAGACGTAGGTTTAGTCATGaatactgagaaagaaaatgctgtACAACTGATAACTTGCATATTTAAACAGCTTTGGAAGACAAATTAATGATATGCTGCTGGTACCTGAGGAAAAGCAGCTCAGGATAAACATCCAGGATAAATGACCAGGAGAGAGATTAGCTCTGGAGAGAAACCTAAACAATAACTACATTCCTACATAGAAAATGCATTCCACAACAGTGTTTGTTTGGACTGGTTttatatttctaaaattatagcttattactgtattcttagatttcagacttttttaaaaaatacagtgcTTAGATTTATACAGGATTTGTTTAGATACTTATAACAGTAACAGTTGCTTTATTAGTCATTTAGTTTTCTTTATAGACAAGAAGATATTCATTATTTTTTACAAGACAACAATTTTAACCTTTCTTAATAGAATACACAGGCTTGTAGTTTTGTCTTGGAGCAATAATTTAGTGACCTGCACTCTTGAGTCCCCATCTGAAAATCTTGATTTTTAGTCTCATCTTTCGTGAAGATATCTCAGCTGCTGAGGTATGATCTCTACCAACTGTATTCATTTACTAGAATAtagattttaaataaatatatataaatatatatatatatatatttgtaggTGTGTTCAGGCTGTAGGTCTGAACCTACACCTGTACCCTTTGCCAATAGATGCATGGAAATCAGCTGCACATGTAAGTCCTAGGCTTAAGGGCTCTGGGTTCATTTTGAAGTACAAGGCTTATAACAGTATTGGTAATTTCTGTAAGGGATTAATATGGGAGAGCATGGAATCTTAGGCATGTGTCCTTGTAAaagaaaagaagtaatttcaaTAATTCTATGAAGAGTAATACAAAGAATATGACATGTTTTGTTACTGCTGTTTCAGTCAATTTTGCACTGAAGTTGGTGCAAGTTTTGCCTGAATAGCTTATCTGCATCTCTGAATCTCTGAATTGACTGTTTGGAAGTACTTAGGTGAGAATAAATAGCTCCTTGTATCACATTTACTTCTAAATTAGTGCCCCAAGTAGGCACAAAGCATGACAACCTTTCTGAAATCACATGCTACAAAACAATTTTCAAGTACAGACAAGTCCCACATGAAGGATTTCAGGGCTGTGATCCCAGAGAGGCTCAATAAGCCTTGCAGAACTAAGTTCAGATAAGGAATAGtaactgatttttttggttaaattatttttaaagcatctgCCATGTATATacaatttttcctcttttatttgtATATACCTCAACTCTCAATTTTATAATCccctgggaagggagggagTTGTACATATTTAGCCTGAAGTGTTTTATGTTAGACTTTAATAAACTTGTTTTATAATTTTCCCTCACCTTGTGTCTCCTGTTTATAACTGCAAGGGGTAGCACCAAAAGCAGGAGGGAACCAGTCAGACACAACCCCTGGCACCACCCTGCACGAGGACCATGGGGGGCCCTGGAGCACACAGTAGGATTTGGGGGAACCTCTGCagcacccctgccctgctggatcAGTCACTTACCTTCATTTGCCTCCCCTCTAAAACTGGGGAGAAAATGCTGCCTTTCAGCAAGGTACTGTGAGGTCTAAAAGCTAAAAAAATGGATTTCAGAGCAGGGTTGTTCTTGCTTTAGCCTTTGAATAACTCAGAAGAACATGGCAAAAAGAATTTAGCCCATGTAAATTCAGTCATTCCAAAGAACACAAGATACATCTTCTAAGAATTTCAAGGTCAGAGGAAGGAAGAAGTAAGTCTCTGGCACAGGCTTCTTTAAGCAATACAGGTTTTGCACAAGTAATTGTTTTAGTTTCCAGGAAGCTGTTTATACAGAATTTGGTAGGAATTACTCTGCAGCCCTTTCTTACAAAGGAATATCAAAGAAAACTGTAAAACATGAGTTGTTTTTATGGATGTTGTCAGTAATGAAGAGGGCTTTATGGGCTGAACAAGCTGCTGTTAAACAAGGGTTCAGATAGAGTGCAAATACTTCAAACACATACACCAGCACTTTTAGATGCCATTTTACCTGATATATTTTGACTGTAATATTGTTGCCATGTCATCACATCACTAAAACCAAAATACTGCTGTTGGTAGAGTTGGGTACCTGTTACCACCTCAGATTAACAGATGTCATTCCCAAAAGTAAATTAAGACCTAATTTGAGCAGTGAAATTAGACTGAACTTCATCTATCtgacaaggaaaagaaagataatggaaaaaaaatacctgcCTGAGTCTTGTAGTGGTATTTATAGCAAGAAATTCTGTCATCAGTGTGTCAGTACTGACACTATCAGAGTGGCACTTGCAACgatccagagcagcagcactcagAAAAGTACCAACACAGGCTTATctaattatttcaaaatttagGAATTTGGAATTATTTTAGGAATTTAGGAAAAATCTGCTCATAGCAGATTCTTCTCAAACCATCAAGTTTGGTGTATCCCCAACTTTAGTTCTTGTTGCTGCATCCTTGCTGCTGAACAAGAGTTAAAATTCAAGCTCCTCTCTAGAGCTGGGTGTTCACAGGGTGATGTATGGACTTTGTGCTCAGCACagtggctgcaggctgggagggCCCTGTGCAGGTGTGCAGAACAAACATTCCTGCTCTGGGCTTATCCCTGAGGATACCAGGAGCTCTTGGAGCAAGAGCCTGAGTAATTTGTGTTTGGGAGTGGGGGcattgaaaacaaaaacaacaaaccaaccaaacaacaacaaacctcCACCTACACCAGCTCTCACAACTGCCCTGGTCATTTCAGCTGGGGAAGAGGTGTCCAAATGCCTTCCTGTTCCTACACTACCACAGAGATAATGCAgagtcagagcagcagcagttacactgctgcttcccagctgtTTGTACTGAAATTACTTTCttagattttttcccccttatgCTTTGATAGTGTACATACAGTCACAGATCATTCTGGTACTTTATGCTAATATTTAACAGGTACATTTAGAGGGGCAGAGGACTGCATTTTGAAAGGATTGGAGCAAACTTCTGCTGTCCTGCTAGTTGACTTTTTCTGTTTAGGAACATAAACTAAGTCACTTCTGCAGGAATGAGCACTTATGCAAAGTCTGTCCAAACCATTGCACAATGTTTACCAATACATGCATATGTTGTCTTACTCATGCGTAGGAATTGCCACAGGGCTACAATGATACAAATGTTTTTAGGCAGTTTTCATGAGATGAGAAGAAATGATGGCATCAGATTTGGTGGTTTCTATTTGTAGTATGAGAAACAAGTACGTGCTACAATTTAAGCAAAATTCCATGTATATCCCAGCAAACTGGGTTCACCAGCTTTAAATTCTAGCATGGTTGTGGGTTAATGCTAAAGTTCACTTACCTTGGTTTAAAAAAAGTCACTACTGGAAGATCAAAAGGATGCAATTgctaaggaaaaggaaagagttCATGGAGAACAGTGCCAACAAATGGATTTACCCAAAGCTCTCAGCTCCAGCAGGAATCTGACTCTGCAGGACACCTGATCTGCGGCCCAGCAGCAGTCCTGGGTGTTGCTTTTGTCAGTGTGCTCTGCCTGGCTACAAACCTTTTCATAGTTACAGACTTTTAATAGATGGAGCATGATTTAGCAACAAAGTTTGAGGTCATTTGCTTGATACTTTCTCTCTGTTGCCATTTCAAGCAGGTGTAAATTCCTCCTAGACTCaaaccccagagaaacaacaggcAGCGATACTGACATAACCTATTTTACTAACAACCAGGTAGGGAAAGCTGAGGCTCGGGGAGGGCCCCGGGGTGCAGCCTTGCTCACAAATACTCCGAGCCCGCGAGGATTTCCAGGCTGGCGTTGGCGGCGCCGGGCGCCACGGCGGCGGAGCGCGGGCTCCAGTAGCGGTGCCTGGCCAGCCCgtgggacagctctgccaggagaaCCTGCCCGTCCACCTCGTAGGGAGCCACGTCTGTGCACTCCAGCTGCAGCCGGCCCACCGCGATCAGCTCCGAGATCGCCTGCGAGGGAGGAAAACAGGGTTGAACACCCGGGCTGCGGTGAAGGCTCTGCAGGCAACACAGGGCACTTCATCCCTTCAGAGTGCTGATCTCCAGGGAGTCTCATCCCAGCACCACCATATCATAACCATAAAAAGCCCAAATAAATCAAGTATCTTGTTCACTAATTGCTGTAGTCCTCCCAACAACAGAAAGACAAATGGGAACAATCAAAGCCCAGCCTTCTCAGATGAGTTCAGAGCCACACACTTACCACACAGGTGCTTCTATCAAGTTTGTTCCCCCAGATGTAAATATGGGAAAGTGTCATGTTGGAATGCATTGCCTGTGCAAGAGCTACAAGTCCTTTGTCAGTTATATTGTTGCTTACAACAGACAACctagaaaacagagaaaatgtgTGCCAAACCATAGAATTCCCACCTCTCagttaaaaataagaatttaacTATGATTTAGTCTTATTGTTATATTTCATACATATATTGAactttttaatttataatataataatttatttgtaTCAAATCCAGTCCTACTCTAATATCCTTTTCAGGTTGCCAAAGGCAGTTGGCCTCTGGACTTGCTCTATTTCTCAAAGCACTTTCCTGACTCTTGCAACCAGGTTGTTCACTACTGAGTTCTTCAGTGTCAGTGACTTTGCTGCTTGGTGGCCAGGTCTCATCTCTAGTCTGCTTTGAAGCCCAAGCCTTGGCATTTATCCAGGCTAAGCTTTGATCTATGTGGAGTGTCAGTTATTTTTATATTAGTGAACCTGCAAGGCTCTCAGAGGCACCTCGCAGCCACCACCTCCTCAGTCTGCTACTTAAAACTAATGGCTTCAGGTAACACCTTTGATCAGCTTTCATGTCCTGCCGGCGGGGGTTTAGCGCGGCTGCAAAAGACACCCTGATGGAAAGATTACAGCTCTTCTGGGTTCACCCGGAAGCGAACTTCAACAGAGGATTTTCTTAAGTGTTGGAAGATCAGAACCAACAAATATAGTGCCTTATCCCAGCGTGGAATCTGATTATCTCAAAATTCTGAAGGCCTACAGCTCTTGTTTTCGTTTGCGCACCACAGGGACCTGCGCTTCAAAGACGCAGAAAGAAGGAACAGATCAAGTGCCTCACCTCTCGCTCTCCCAGAGCGACTGTGAAAGCTGTGAgagctctgagcacacctggggcTCACCTCCAGCACCCCAGGGTGTCTCACAGGTCTTGGAGCACCTCACATGGCAGCAGAGACCGATACTTAATAAAGAAATCCCACCCAATCTTTCAcgggctttttttccccaagaaggAAAAATTGTCTAAAACATTTGGAACTTCCTGAGTTCCTTCCTATTTTGATCAACATGAAGACGCAGAGCTGAGATGCATTTCAGCCAGTGCAAAGTGCAGGTTGCTTACCTGCAGTCTCTGGGGGAGCTGTGCAAATACTTACGCCTTCAGAGTCCTGTTCCGCGTTGCCAAGGCCTCACTCAGGTAAATGGCTCCAACGTCTTCTATTCGGTTTGCACCGAGATCCAGGATCTCCAGGGTCTGGTTCCTTTTTAGTAGCTCTCCCAAAAATTTCACACCATCACAGATTATGTTATTACTGAAagataaatgcttttttttttaatttttaagttgcTAAGAAAATGAGTTTCTAATGTGCCACATTTAATCACTCTCACCAGCTAAGGTCAAGGTATCTCAGGCTGGAGTTTTCATACAGGGCATCACACAGTCGCTCTACACCAAAGTTTTTCATTTCATGCTTGCCCAAATGTAGTTCCACAAGAGAAGAATTACTCCTCAACATCCGAGCTATATGAACTGTGGTCTCTTCCTAGAAAGATACACTAAATTTTATTAAGCTGGACTTTAGGATAAGATACAGTTGTGCCTCAGTAAAAGGGAGTTATGCAACTAACTGCAAGATGTGGTCATCAGTAGTGTTCTGTTCTGTATGTTGTataaaaataatcacaaaaaAACATGTTATGATAaagctaaaaattaaaaaaaagaagaaaattactaTAGGGATATTTGCAGTTTTACAATACTCTCTATATCCCTGCAAATATAAGTGAAGCATCAACATTTAATTATGTCTAATCAATTTCCCTCTCTGCTATTGCTCTTAAAAAACTGAATATTTGAGTCAGTCTTTGCTAACATTAGAAAGTATTTTGTAATGATGCAAATTATTTCATACAAGAATGAATTGGTCAAAGTTTTTACTTgatcttggagatcttttccaaccttaaagATTCTGTTAATTGTATGCAAAAGAAACAGGACTTCTATGGTAAAAAATATGTCCTACCACTCTAAGGCAAAGGAAGTTTGTTCAAAGTTGTCCTGTTTAGTTAAGAAATTAACTGACTGAATACTGTGAGTCAAAAGTAAAGGAAAATCCAGAAGCCTCAGAAAATTATAGAGCAGAAGGTAGAAACAATGACAAATAGAGTCTCTGACAGTCCAGACCAGGTCCTTACTGTCACCAATAGCTGCAGTTTAAATTGACTTCCAGAGCTGGGGTTAGGCAGATCAAGCCCAGCCTTAGAAAAGAAACAACTAAAATCTGTTCAAACGGTGAAATTTACCTTTGGGAATTGAGGAGGATCTGGCTTTCACAACAGTTTAATTTCATTATCCTGCCATCAGGAAAACACTGATCCTGTCCCAGACACCTGAGAACTGCTGCCAGGCAGGTGACTCCACCTGCACctagctctgcagcagcaccagccatGCACACAGTGAGACAGCAAAGCCACTCAGCCCAGAGAATGTGGGAAttgctgcagtgtttttcttctttaggCTCAGGTAAGCAGCATCCTTTGTGCTCCCCCTCGTTTCCTGCTACACAGCATGGCTCCCTCAGTTTGCTGAACAGTgcaggaaattccattttctaACAGCAGAAGGAATATTTGCTTCTCCAACACCACCCCCTCTCCATAAGcccatttttaaataaatgtaccAACAAAGAAATTGTTAAAAATTTAACCTTCTAGTCAAACAGGTGCAGTCAGTGACTGCACAAAActtgtttcagaaaaatattcctgCAACCATTTTCACCCGTTTGTAATGAATTCCAGAGAGCTGTGTAGTCCAGATGTCCATAAATACATCAGTACTGACTTGCCTTTTGCCCCTCTCTCTGAGCTGACTCCACAGTCACTCACATACCTGTTGGCTGGATAGCAAAGGACGATTTAGGTTTATGGCTTTGAGTGATTTGTTCTGAGTCAGAGCTATGGCTGTTGCTACCAGACACTGCAGGCcctggaaatgaaaataaactcTTTAGAGAAATCTGTTAAGTGTATAGATCAAGATGCCAAATTGCCATTGCTATTATTTCTGCCTTCATCTACTCTGGAGGTAGACAGATAGGACTACAATAGGCAACTGCTTACAGACACAACAGATTTTCTGATAATAACAATGCCAACTGCCAATGGAATAGCAGAGTGAAATTAGACTAAGTAGTACAAATGACTTGGcaactcagaaaataaaatgcaagaaTTATGGATCTCAAAAATACTTGTCTATTCAATTGATCCTATATTTTGATTTCCCTGACTTATGAGGCAAAATCAGCTTATGTGTGTTCCCCTAATATTTATCCACCAGGTAGATTCATATTTAGTATGAATCAGgcaaatttagatttttttttttaaatatccttCTAATTTGGCCTCTATTTTATATTTATGCTACTTTTCAAGTAGGCTGGGCTGTACCCAAAGCCCTCTCATTTTAAACCAACTTTATCAACTCCCTACCAAGCACACACATACCAAGCTTTTGAATAAATCCTACAGTGCCTACACTTCCCTCATTCATGTATTCATGACACCTTCACACTTTCTGAGGGCTATTCCCCCTTCTGGTTCAGAAGCAAATTCTGAATTTCCAGGAGACAAATATAGGATTTTAAAAGCAATCCACAACTTCCAGAGTCTCGCTGTGCCCAGTGCAGGAAGTCAgtgcccagctccaggaggagccACATTGTCCAAGAGTAAATTGGGTGCTTTTCTGCTCAattcagcactgctgtgcttaTGTCCTTTATGGGTCAAGCTCtgagagaagcagcagagctATGGGATGAGTGACTTTCAGGGGTTGCAGCACTGCTCACTTCAGAAGGAAAAGATTCTCCAGGGAATGAGAAGTCCATTCTTCAAAATGAATTATAGAGGACTTAGCTCAACAGAaatgaacagcagaaaaaaaacctcagaaaatGTGCAAGCCAAGCACTTGAATTCCTAGGGAGACACAGTGGCTCTAAAATATCCCCAGTTCTGACTTCACAGGTGCTTTATGCAGTGTGCCTTTCCAAGCACACATTGCAGTATTATATATTCTGTTACCTCTGGCTGTCACAAAATCAATGACAACAGATGGCAGTTCCCCCTAATTAAGCACTGCAGGACCCTTGTAATACCCTTGAAAGACTTATGTCTTATTGCTGATAATTTTACTGGGTTACTCACCACATCACAGTCTCCAAGATCCAACTTCTCTAAGGTTGAGTTAATTTTTAACATTGAGGCAAAGAACATCCCACCTTGGTTTCTTATTTTGTTTCCAGTCATTCTCAGGTGCACAAGACTTTGATTGctctaaacaaaatttaaaaaatatacatattCCTTTAAGATGGCCTGGAAAACAACATTGTCCTGTTTTTTTCATGTGAATTCTGCTGGTTATCACACAGAGACAAAACAACCTTCCAGAAGAATTGTGTCCAAGTGATAACACTGGCTCAGCTCTTGGCTCAGGCTCCCCTCAGTGGCACCAAATATGAGAGTCTGAAAGCAAAACGCCTCTATTTGAAAACTTTTGTTTCTTCCAAGTTCATGAATTTCATCACACTCATGAAAATAAACCAGGCAAATATTTCTGCCTAAATTGGCATCTGAGATGCAAATTGCTTTAATACTAATTTAAATCTGGTAAGCCTTGTATGAGCCCAGCATTGTACATCTACTGCACAGCCGTAGTGTTTTGGAAGCCTGTCAAATTTAGTTGAAATCAGTTCAGGGTTCAAAGACTGTTAAGGAGGAAG
This region includes:
- the LRRC34 gene encoding leucine-rich repeat-containing protein 34 isoform X4, with product MMRSTKGITLKLAGNNHLVPVPRVTDDDLGVLVSVLGQAAFVTGLDLAYNLLTDAGAKTMATFLQENSSLQYLNLMFNDIGTSGAELIAGALHSNQSLVHLRMTGNKIRNQGGMFFASMLKINSTLEKLDLGDCDVGLQCLVATAIALTQNKSLKAINLNRPLLSSQQEETTVHIARMLRSNSSLVELHLGKHEMKNFGVERLCDALYENSSLRYLDLSCNNIICDGVKFLGELLKRNQTLEILDLGANRIEDVGAIYLSEALATRNRTLKALSVVSNNITDKGLVALAQAMHSNMTLSHIYIWGNKLDRSTCVAISELIAVGRLQLECTDVAPYEVDGQVLLAELSHGLARHRYWSPRSAAVAPGAANASLEILAGSEYL
- the LRRC34 gene encoding leucine-rich repeat-containing protein 34 isoform X3; protein product: MEPPPPAQERSGEITRGIYLLEKVMSVLPDLHLCYVQACQDLSQPENPFIARVLQEADKNEEISTKGITLKLAGNNHLVPVPRVTDDDLGVLVSVLGQAAFVTGLDLAYNLLTDAGAKTMATFLQSNQSLVHLRMTGNKIRNQGGMFFASMLKINSTLEKLDLGDCDVGLQCLVATAIALTQNKSLKAINLNRPLLSSQQEETTVHIARMLRSNSSLVELHLGKHEMKNFGVERLCDALYENSSLRYLDLSCNNIICDGVKFLGELLKRNQTLEILDLGANRIEDVGAIYLSEALATRNRTLKALSVVSNNITDKGLVALAQAMHSNMTLSHIYIWGNKLDRSTCVAISELIAVGRLQLECTDVAPYEVDGQVLLAELSHGLARHRYWSPRSAAVAPGAANASLEILAGSEYL
- the LRRC34 gene encoding leucine-rich repeat-containing protein 34 isoform X1, coding for MEPPPPAQERSGEITRGIYLLEKVMSVLPDLHLCYVQACQDLSQPENPFIARVLQEADKNEEISTKGITLKLAGNNHLVPVPRVTDDDLGVLVSVLGQAAFVTGLDLAYNLLTDAGAKTMATFLQENSSLQYLNLMFNDIGTSGAELIAGALHSNQSLVHLRMTGNKIRNQGGMFFASMLKINSTLEKLDLGDCDVGLQCLVATAIALTQNKSLKAINLNRPLLSSQQEETTVHIARMLRSNSSLVELHLGKHEMKNFGVERLCDALYENSSLRYLDLSCNNIICDGVKFLGELLKRNQTLEILDLGANRIEDVGAIYLSEALATRNRTLKALSVVSNNITDKGLVALAQAMHSNMTLSHIYIWGNKLDRSTCVAISELIAVGRLQLECTDVAPYEVDGQVLLAELSHGLARHRYWSPRSAAVAPGAANASLEILAGSEYL
- the LRRC34 gene encoding leucine-rich repeat-containing protein 34 isoform X2, translating into MSVLPDLHLCYVQACQDLSQPENPFIARVLQEADKNEEISTKGITLKLAGNNHLVPVPRVTDDDLGVLVSVLGQAAFVTGLDLAYNLLTDAGAKTMATFLQENSSLQYLNLMFNDIGTSGAELIAGALHSNQSLVHLRMTGNKIRNQGGMFFASMLKINSTLEKLDLGDCDVGLQCLVATAIALTQNKSLKAINLNRPLLSSQQEETTVHIARMLRSNSSLVELHLGKHEMKNFGVERLCDALYENSSLRYLDLSCNNIICDGVKFLGELLKRNQTLEILDLGANRIEDVGAIYLSEALATRNRTLKALSVVSNNITDKGLVALAQAMHSNMTLSHIYIWGNKLDRSTCVAISELIAVGRLQLECTDVAPYEVDGQVLLAELSHGLARHRYWSPRSAAVAPGAANASLEILAGSEYL